The stretch of DNA GCTCAAAATTCATTCTTCCGTGTTGGATTCACGTTCGAagaattcattaaatatatccATGATAATACTGATCGGAGTTATTGTGTTGGGGATAACCGAGAATGATATCGCCAGATCGACGTTGCCTTCGTTGATCGAGGTCCGATCGAAGAATTCGAATTCGTTCGTTTCGCGAGATTAAACATACAGGGGTGTTCATCCGGTAAAAAGTGGAtcaacaatatttttctacgtGGACTCAAAAAAATCGGGTCACCCCATACGTCGTCTcgcgtttattttattatctaacgTTTGATTATTTGTTCTTGAagcttttttttcatcgtttttttttttatttccttatatCTCTATGCGCCCTTTCGGAACGTTTTATCGAGTTTACACCGGCGGCAATCaggattctatttttttttctttcttacttcctttctttttttcttttttctttacttttatggATCCAATACTTTCTGTCTATCGttctgaaattattattagcaaGCAAACGAAGATTTACTCGATAGACTGCATTGAAAGTTAAACACATCATCGCTTAAACAAACTGCATTCAAATAACACTTTCAGCCTCTCTAAATGTTGCACAATAAATACagtaaatatattcaaagttagaaaaagtatcgataatagtacatAAAATGTTCTCGAACGAgtcgaattttattttcactgtATTTTTATCTGTACGTTAGATAGAAAGTATGATGATCCAAAATATGCGATAGtaaatgtcaataataatctGCTGCCTATTAGGCCTTTAACGTATATCGTACagctaatattattttttcgttggACATATGAGCTatactattaattaatttacatatccatgagattaattatttcaacaaaTGCTGCcatttaagattattatcgcAGAACATTACTCGATTACTGTTAACTATTTGCtgatgttgttgctgctgataatgaattatatcgttgtagagagaaaaatatctcCTTTAACAGAAGACTGTTAATTCGCTAGTCATGGCCTAATTTTTTCGGTCTAAGGTCTTTTAACCACATTGGCAATAAACCAATACACCAGCTCAACATTTTCAAGGTCCTTTTCtcgtttcgataattatcaattattcctTTGATTTGAtcatgaacaaaaaaaaaaaaaaagaaaaaggaaaaaaatatttcaaatgtacttcgaaattttttttttgtcatctcATTTGATCGTTTCATTGTGATCAATTTTATACCATAATGACAAACGTTGAAAGATTATTGTGAATATAGATCATGAAGATTATAAGTTTCGCTCGTTTCTTTGGTTCAGAATAtcctgttctttcttttttcttttttttttttctaacgagcGCTCTCAAAATCCGCACAACGTGTTTAAACGAACTCCCTATGCATATCCATAGGAACAATATCTGACGTAGACGTAGTTAATGTATGTACAATGTGTACTTagaaattcttaatattaaagaCCCAATAGGAGAGtattatagaaaagaataataacgatttatcgctaattatttatatctcggCATTGTTCATTATCAATGAATGCATTGCTCGTCGAACGATCATAAACggacattattatcattactattattattattattattatcagttttttattattattattattattattattactatcatcattatcagtattattatcattgaaaatcaTGCGAATTTTTTGCCTATATTCTACGCTATATGTAATATCTATGGAATAGGTGTACGATGGtacttatccttttttttttttttttttttttttttataatacacacCAAATAAAGCTAAAGAAAATTACCGATCAGAGTAACGATTCTGTTGATACTGTTGAATCATCAagattaaaattgttttcaattaaaaatcttcGTCGGAATGATCGACCTTGCTGACGGATCGTTTATCTTGAGCAACCTTGCGATCAAAATTTCCTATGTCCGTTCCTCTCACAGAATTTAAAAGAtcatcgtcgtcctcgtcgtcgtcgtcatcgagATCTCCATCGATAAGTAGATCGCTGTCGCTATCGAGCGAGCCAGCACTATCATTAGATTCCAAAATCGTTCCTCGTTGACGACCAGACATGCTGCCATAAATTCGTCGTTGAGACATTTGTGTTCTCGACGTTTTTTCTGTATCTGTAATGAGatcgtatttaattaattaaaattgatgTACGACGAGgaatgtgtaaaaaaaaaaaagaaaaaaaaagaagtatcgagaaaaagaaaaaaaattctcttctttttttttcttatattcgtTTAACCTGTTTTTGGATGAGCACCCTGTTGCATAGTTTTTtccatattttgtttttcaacaTTGCCAAGAGTTAATCGAGATTCTTGAAGACTTGCTCCAAATACTAGATCATTTCCTTCGATCATGCTTTCGAAGCTTACGTCCTCCGAACGCAGTTGTTCCAGCTTCCTTTTAGTTTCCGCTTGTCTAAAACAttcagaaaaattaaaatctcttttttcttttttattttatttttttttttccatcatcGCACTTACCGTTTCTCAATTCTTTCCTGTTCAGCCTTAGCTGCATCCTCATGCAAGTGTTCCAGATACGAGAGATATcgaaatttttgtaaataatcgtCGTATAAAATTCTCAATTCGGCTTCAAGTTTTTCATACTCCTCCATGAAAGCAGGACGAACTTTTCTTAAAGTTTGTAGTctcttttgatttctttctaattctgATCGACGTCTTTCTATTCTTGTGTCAAGACTTTGTTCTGTGTCCTTTAAATAGAGAACcaagtatttaaatataaaagattaaatggAGAAATGTTggaaacaaaaatttaattgtcattaacaataataatatattgattgtatttatttgttgaaaacaataatttaatattattacaaaacgtaagaatatagtaataaaaatgctAAGAAAATTTCGCGGGCTTTTTACCTACGCCATCTTGGAACAAGGTAATAATCGAATCAAAATATCAACTAAAATTAAATACacataacataatatatatatatgtaaacgtatacgtacacgtttactttataatgtaaatatacctTGACGTTGtctatttgtttctttgtatcttctatctcttttctcatattttctaTGACGTCCTTCAGAGCAGTTTCTATCTCAGCAGTATCGAATTGTCTACCAGCTTTATTGTTTCTAATATCACGGAGTTCAACTTCTCGGCCAAGGAGATCAAAAAGCGTTGCTCCATTCACAGTCAAAAGACTAGCTAATTGCCTCGtcgattttaattcatttatctcGTCGGATATGTTGAATTCGATGATCTTACGATTATCACTTTGATTTATGCTCTCGCTACCATGATTTTGAGCTTCTTGTAACaggtttgttatttttaataattcttgtacAGCATAACCGTCCGCTTGATATAGttttttcgtatttaattTCACGTTAGTATTTAATGcctatataatcattatattataaatatataatgtacatatatatatatatatatatatatatatatatatatatataagaataattatcaataattttatttgttctcataacgattaatatttaaaaaaaaatttttgaaaaagaaaaaatagtttaATTGCGTCATTCTATGTATCTGATTGGTCGAACAATTATTCCTCTTTgcagtattatattttacaattgtctataattatttctttatatttataattgaaataaataattaagtagTTACCATGAATTCGGCAACACTACGTATTAGAAGAATTCGTTCTTCCTCGGTGTTGTGCTCGAAGGTTATGTCTGAATCCGAATCGAATCTTTTTACGAGCCAGACTAGAATTTCTGCTACTAAAGGAAAGTTCGGTGTGCGAAAATTCGCGATGGATATTAATCTTGGATACCCAAGTACTTTCATTGTCTCTGTAAAGTCTGTAGAATATCGTatgaaattgtttattaatacactattaatatttctttttaattttatataccatATAAATGATAGAAACTATGTATTAGTTTGAAAATAATGTGAATTTACATACTGCGTAATTCTCGAAAAgacatccttttttttatttttatattctttttcgagaGGAAAATAATCGACGACAAAGGTTAACCACACGCAATCGTTTTACGAGGTATTTCGTAAGTATTTTATTCagttttgttttcattaacgCGGCATTCGTTACTATGACGATTACTACAAACCTAACCTAACGTTGACTACAACTTTTCATCTgtgtgatatatttatataatatgtacatatatagaacagaatttttgttttattcatttctattatcatatttacatgtttctattatcatttttttttatattttaaagcaGATTTTGTATGAATTCATTTACTCATATAGTTCTTTATTAGATACACCTGTTCTGTTTTGCTTTATCTGTGAACGtattctttttacaaaaattctttctctcgctgCTTTGAGTTGTCTCTTTCTTATAACCTCTGCAGTTTCTTTGGTCATTTTTGGTGGCTCTTCCAAACTTTTCCTTA from Vespa crabro chromosome 11, iyVesCrab1.2, whole genome shotgun sequence encodes:
- the LOC124428237 gene encoding clusterin-associated protein 1; this encodes MSFRELRNFTETMKVLGYPRLISIANFRTPNFPLVAEILVWLVKRFDSDSDITFEHNTEEERILLIRSVAEFMALNTNVKLNTKKLYQADGYAVQELLKITNLLQEAQNHGSESINQSDNRKIIEFNISDEINELKSTRQLASLLTVNGATLFDLLGREVELRDIRNNKAGRQFDTAEIETALKDVIENMRKEIEDTKKQIDNVKDTEQSLDTRIERRRSELERNQKRLQTLRKVRPAFMEEYEKLEAELRILYDDYLQKFRYLSYLEHLHEDAAKAEQERIEKRQAETKRKLEQLRSEDVSFESMIEGNDLVFGASLQESRLTLGNVEKQNMEKTMQQGAHPKTDTEKTSRTQMSQRRIYGSMSGRQRGTILESNDSAGSLDSDSDLLIDGDLDDDDDEDDDDLLNSVRGTDIGNFDRKVAQDKRSVSKVDHSDEDF